Sequence from the Deltaproteobacteria bacterium genome:
GGTCTCGGCCCGACCGTGCGTCTCGACCACGCCGACGACGATGTCGATGCCCTGATCGCGCAACCGCCGCGCGGTTTCGAGCATGGCGTAGGTTTTCCCCACGCCGGGCGATGCGCCGAAGAAGACCTTGAGCTTGCCGCGGCCTTCGTTCGCGGCCTCGTCGCTCGCGGTCTTCAGCAGGGATTCCGGATCGGGGCGCTGATGTTCCACGTCGAGCCCGATCTAGCGCGCGATCCCGTCCAGGACGAGATTCACGCACAGCACGTTCACTCGGGGCATCCCGAGAATGCCAAACTGGCGACCTTTTGCACAGCCGTCGATCGTGGTGCGCACGCGCGCATCGTCGATTCCCCGCGCGGTCGCGATGCGCCGAACCTGATACTGCGCGGCGGAGGGCGAAATGTCGGGGTCGAGGCCGGAGCCCGACGCGGTCACGAGATCCGCGGGAACCGGCGCGGCGTTTTCCGGATCAGCCTTGCGCAGGTTCGCGATGCGCGATCCGACTGCGTCGGCGAGAGCCGGATTCAGGGGGCCGAGATTCGATCCGGATGACGACGCGGCGTTGTACGGCGTCGGACCGGTGGCCGACGGGCGTCCCCATAGATATTTCGGGTCGTCGAAAATCTGACCGACGAGTTCTGATCCGGCAGGCCGCTCGGCGGGGCCGATCAGGCTTCCGGTCGCGCGGTGGGGGAATACGAGCTGTGCGACGCCGGTCACCGCCAGCGGGTACACGACCCCCGTCAGCACGGTGAGCGTGAGAAAGATCAGCAGGGCGGGTTTCCAGATGGGGGTCATTTCGGTGTCCTTTTCCCTTACGCCAGGTGCACGGCGACGAGAATCATGTCGATCAGTTTGATGCCGATGAACGGGGCGACGAGACCGCCGACGCCGTACA
This genomic interval carries:
- the kdpC gene encoding potassium-transporting ATPase subunit KdpC; the encoded protein is MTPIWKPALLIFLTLTVLTGVVYPLAVTGVAQLVFPHRATGSLIGPAERPAGSELVGQIFDDPKYLWGRPSATGPTPYNAASSSGSNLGPLNPALADAVGSRIANLRKADPENAAPVPADLVTASGSGLDPDISPSAAQYQVRRIATARGIDDARVRTTIDGCAKGRQFGILGMPRVNVLCVNLVLDGIAR